In Carassius auratus strain Wakin chromosome 20, ASM336829v1, whole genome shotgun sequence, the genomic stretch AGGGGTCTTTGAAAAACAATAATCTTTCAGAATGTGTGGGGATTTGTATTTGTGCGGGTTTATAATAATTGCTACAATCACCGGTATTATAGTTCGAAATGTATGCATCATTTTTATAGTCGTTGTAAACAGTTAAAATTGGATTAGAGTAAATGCATAATTTGTTTCCTTAAACCAATAAAAAATATGGTTTATTTAACAAGTAAAAAGTGCTGACATTGTAAAGTTAGTAGATACAGTAAGTTTTATGGTAAATAAGATTCATTCAGCAAAATGTCTCGGTGGGGGTTAATTTCTGCATCTCAGACCTTGCAGATGTCCTCCTCTTGTGTTCGCCTCTACGACCCATCAGGTAGAACATCTCTCCTAGATTTAAGACTAAGGACACACACGCCACAATGAGCATGAAGATAATGAAGACGGTCTTTTCAGTTGGGCGGGATGTATAACAATGCAGACCGATCTTAGGGCAAGGATCTACCTTACATTCTAACTGTGTGGGCATCCAAAGGCCGATTAAATAATACTGGCCCACAATGAACCCTGCTTCAAACAAAATGGTGACAATGAGACTCAACATATAGCCACAAAGCAGACTCCCTTTGTAATAAATCTTCCCGTTGTCATCAGTGTATTTGGGCATTTTTACCCCCCGTTTCTCTGCCTCGTTTTGTAATTGCTGCCTCAGTTTGTTTTCCTTGTGGATGACGTGCAGAACGTAGCCGAGGTAGACCAGATTTGGCGTGGCCACAAAGATGATTTGGAGCACCCAGAATCGCATGTGAGAAATGGGGAAGATGTGGTCGTAGCACGCGTTCAAGCAACCAGGAGTTCTGATGTTGCAGACCATACTGGACTGTTCATCTCCCCAGACTTTATCCAGCCCAGCTCCAAGAACCATTATcctgaagatcagaagaaccgaCAGCCACACTTTGCCAATATTGGTTGAGTGAGACTGCACTTTATCTAAAAGCTTGGAGAGGAATCCCCAGTCGCCCATGCTGACCTGGAAATGAGAAGACTTTTGAAGAAAACTAGAACATTGGAGAACTGGAGTTACATGAATATTAAAGGAGTTAGATTAtgtgatttaaaatgttcctttctctttggcgTGTTACAAGGtattggtgcataaagaagatctgtaatgttgcaaagactaaagtttcaaatccaaagagatattcttaatcAAAGTTAACAGTCAACCACACCCCTCTAAAAATAATTCCAATACTCAATAATCAAAACAGTTTAAGTTATTCCATTTTTTAAGTAAACTAACCTTTTATATGATGACAGGTCCACTTGTTCTTTATTTGTGTGCAGATGAAAAGATGATATCAAAGCTTTCAGTCTTTCAAGATCTGACCTTCAACgcgttttgtaatttttataagtgTAGGTTTCATTTAGTGtccacccacaaaaaaaaaaaaaaaaatcacttcggGTCATTGAGCACGTACTCATACCCAGTCCAAAATCACGCAAACAGTTTTACAACACATCACCCTTTACATTGTCCAGCTTTGAGATGTTGCAATATACGAAACCAAGAAATGTTAAGTCACTTCCCACTTAACATGAGCATGAGATTCTGTGATGAAACATTTTCCATAGAAAGTTCTTTTTGAAAACACAAACTCAATGTTAAATGGAAAGACAGTTTGCATTTTGCTAATTCGGTTTGTTAAAATACCTTATATAATACAAAGCATTAAAGATGCAGTCCAAGCCCATGATCATTACAATATTTTATGCTGGTTTTTGTCATAGGTTCATACAATGTACTGTTTCAAAAATACGCAGATATGGCATTTTTTGTAGTATTCATTTCAATATAAACGTCTGTGATACAAAAGCAAAGAAATCATTTGGATAAAttaatctgctaaatgaataaattaaaatgcaactgTTTAGAAGTGTAAACGTAAGTAACATGCACGTCTGAACTTTATCCAGTTATCATGTACAGTTACACCACAGCTATTTCCTACATTCTCCACAGAAACCATAATTATAGAAGAAAATGGGAAAAACAGGATTCTTTTCTTGAGGTTCTATGAAGTGGTGTTGTACAGTGTAGATATGGTTGTTCACACTGAATGAAAAAACACAGAAACGCCACATGAAAACACAAATTTTGCACTAAAAATGTCCTCACCACCCATTTATAGATCACCCAGATCATCTTAAATATCATAACTGAATGATTGCTTTGTCCTGCTCAAGTGGAGTCTTATTGTTACGAAGAGAGAGTCAGAGACTTTCGGATCCAATTGCAATTCCAATTgatcaggaatggcgtcaggtgtgtcagggataaccagaatcgtaaCCAGAAATAAGCAGACATCGGGACGGGCAGCATAGAATCAGAGTCGGAATACACAGTCCAAAGGtccaaacaaaaataacaaacacaggGGGAAAACTCTCAGAAATGTAGACAGGGCTAAACAAGAGTTCGCAGTGAGGGAGAGTGATTGTGGTgctaatatgtgtgtgtaaatgaggtgcaggtgtggcaaggaaattggctgatgaatgaggtgcaggtgtggcaaggtgattgtgatgcagtgactcatgggagatgtagtttgggtgtggtgcaacagggattttaattttaaatgagacgtgtcttttgttttgttgctgctgctgttgttgtcaTCCATTTTTGACCAAGTttgtgcatctgaaagaaccatGTGTTGGAGAAGCTACTTTGAACCTGTAACTTATCAGTCTAGCTACTCATGATTTAGTGACAACCTCAAACTTGAAAAAATATCCTGCAATTACATTAAATAGGCTAACTGTTAAGGACATATTAGAATAATCCTTAATTTATacagaaattaagaaaatatgtgatgaataaaaatacaaaaaatggcCTTAAGCGACTCGAATAGTTAGAAAAGTTAGTGCCTCAGTTAAAGCGGCACGTGAAGTGATCACGTCTTCCTCTATACTAGTtgtagcatgaaataaacatgaatgataaGAAGGTATCATGTGGAATGTCTGTGGAAAGGCAACaatacacaacatttttcaaGTTCACTGACATTAATCTCTCTGGTCTggtctggtttgtttgtcagacaaaaatgttaaattatgggttatgattggtcagatcacctgtcaatcaagttgCCCGCAAAGGATAATAGAGTAGGGGAACTATGAATTCAGAACCCAGAAGATTAATTTGCTGCGGGTTCCTTCGAGATCTGCCTATGGGGTTTTAAAATGgggtttttccttttttttagtaaaataaagCCTGTGATAAACATAACTTGATGATACGTTGACGTTTTGTTCTGCAATGTAAACTGCACAAACtcacaaacatacattttcaaaaatgatcATAACTGCTCCAACATTTTTGTGCTGGGTATGGATGTGTGCATGTGGTGAAATGAAGTTTTTCAGATCCCAAGTGTAAAAATGTTCGTTATTTATGTCCCGTAGTTGTCCCCTAGATCTCACTTCAGTGTTTCATAAGATTACTCAGAGACTCGAGACAGACTAAAAGTTCACTGTGACGATGACTATCCACAAATATCTCTCCCACAGTTACCACAACTAAACAAGAAGTCCAATTCTTGAGAAATAAAACTCCTTTTTACTGGGGGGATTCACTTGAAAGAGGTTGTCAGGGTCAAGTTGTTTGTgcagaaaattataaatatatgttttcctCCATATTTCATGAATTAAATGTTGGGATTCATAAAGGCGTGTTTCTAATTAGGCAAAGTAATATGAatggtgctttttatttaaaattcctTTTAATTGTTAGGTTGatttattattgtcatttaattaaaactaaCAGATTTAAAGGTTTCATTATAACATATgtcatttaaaatgatcaaaattgataagagttcaattgtgtgtgtgtgaaatatataCTCTATTTCACAAATTATGACTCTTACTCAGTTGTAACACCAGTTTCAACACAATTACCAAGTTTGGCACCAGTTTTCTCAAAAGTTAGATcacctcatttatttatttattttatttttgtacaaaaaaaaaaaaaaaaaaaaaatcagtgtacaTACACCATACACTGTGTCAGTGAAGAGCTTAAGAAAATCAaggtaaatataaattattttgcatactTATCAATAaagcatgtaaatgtaaaagtgtgAACATATTGTTCATTTGCATTAATTTagcctacatttttatttttttgttcaggacagaaaAAAAGCAGTGGTTAAGTGTCTTCTCAAGGCCATAGTGATTGTTCCTCATGGGACTCAAACCCAGCAACCTTACCAGGCTTGATCTGTTGCCACTACACCACCACCATCACGTAGAGACGCCGCTTCCACTTAGCGACATAATGTAAACGAAGCTGCCGATTGCGCTGAATTTcgtaagtgtgtgaaagtgtaCTCCAAAATAAAGTGCTGAATTGGTCATGATGTAGAAAAGAGAAGTGGAATTGTCTGGATTTACTGGTTTTCTTATCATACAGATGGGTGGAGCATCCAGTGTCCCTTCACATATATGTTAATCACATTTTACAGAGAGAAGATGATTGATTGAAACGGTTAAGTCTTGTCTGAGAGTCTGCATGTGATCTCGTTTTGTTTTggaattgattttaaatttcaggAAGCTGAATAAGGaagtttgttaatttaaatacatgcttataaataatgttaaaataatatttaggaTCATTTGTAGCAGTTAGAGCATTACGGGAAATTACCGTCCGGATCCATTTGTTCAGGTAAGAATATTTTGGAATTTGTTGGAGTAAGTAACTGCATTCCCAATCTTATccttaaattctttaaatatatttatatataaaagaattTAGATATGCATTCTTTTATATCATTAAATCCTATACGTTTTAGAAACATCACTCAAAAGTAACTTTTCTTCAGATTATTGAGTCTTaaatatcaaatgtatttaaatcattcagattaagttatttttttttttatcaaatgaaatacattttaaatattctacagttaaaactattttaatatcttaaatggaataagtttatattcatttatttttcaattatttattcattaatttgtcAATAAACCGAAACTTTGATTTCAGAAGATTCTGAAAAAAGAGATCTTGTTCTAAACcgtaattatgattttatatttttatagggTGGCAACAAATACAGTACTCTGAGATTACAAGACAGCATTTATTCTCCATAATATCATTTGGTGAGTATGAAGTTTAAGAGATCAGATGTAGAGCAAGCTCTTTCAATAAAGTAGAAATATATTGGCAAAGTGAAAGCAGAAGCAAAATGGTCCGTGTGCAGTAGTCTATTAAAAAATCTCAGTTGCTGTAAGTGCTGTTGTAGATTTGATCAGGTCTGTATTGTTGATTTGCTCTGTAATGTTCATGGTGGTCTTAAGGTGACAATTTACATATTCCTTTGCCTTTTTGACTATAACAAGAACATAGATTGCTCATAAcgaagaataaaaaacaaaaaagttggaAAAAAAGACCTCCTCTATATAGTTTTGATCTCCATGGTGTTATGTAGAAAGCTATTGTGGACACTTCAGTGTAAATCTGCTGTTTATCCTCCAGGGAAGCCCTGAGCAACTGAGTACACAATCATGGGAGATTGGGGATTCCTCTCAGCTTTACTGGACAAAGTACAGTCCCACTCCACCGTCATCGGCAAGATCTGGATGAGCATCCTCTTCATCTTCAGGATCCTGGTGCTGGGAGCAGGAGCGGAGAACGTGTGGGGTGATGAGCGATCCAACTTAGTGTGCAACACCAACACGCCTGGTTGCGAAAGCTTGTGCTACGACTGGAAGTTCCCCATCTCTCACATTCGCTTCTGGGTCATGCAGATCATTTTCGTTTCCACTCCAACTTTGGTGTATCTGGGCCACGTGGTGCACGTCATCCACCAGGAGAAAAAACTGAGAGAGGAGCAGAAAAGAAACCCGATGTCAAAGTCTCCAAAATATACGAATGAAAAAGGGAAGGTTGAAATCAAAGGAAGCATGCTGGGTAGTTACTTGACCCAGCtgtttattaaaatcattattgAGGTGGCTTTCATCGTTGGCCAGTATTATCTGTTTGGATTTATTATGGAGCGCAAGTTCCACTGTAAGCAGTCGCCATGTACGGTGGAGACAGAGTGTTTCATTTCTAGACCCACAGAGAAAACCATCTTCATTATCTTCATGTTGGTGGTGGCATGTGTGTCTCTGGCCTTAAATGTTCTAGAAATCTTCTATTTGCTTTGTAAGAGGATAAGTGGGAGAAATAAGAAATATAGAAATGTAACGTATGCTGGTGATTCCCATTATCCTTCACCTTTTTCAGCAGAACTTGATTCGGCTCATTCTATGAGACACAATGAGTTAAACATGGCCTTTCAGAAAAGATTGGCTCAAAGCAAAGGCAGCCATGATGAAGCAGAATCTGAGCCATAGGGCAAGAAGTCATTGTGGTAACatgaaatgcacataacttaCATATTCAACTTTGTATATCCAACAgagcttatgaaaaaaaaaaagaaaaaaaaaagtattttttgctaAAAAGAACACTAGATGGTGCTGTAAACTTCTTGAGATGCACTCACTAACCCCTAACTTCTGTCACTACAAggccatttttttttgtctgagtttttcctttttaatgttttttttagcaatgcaACACGAAATATGTATAAACAACCTTTTATTTTGTGCACTAAGAATAAACATTGTAAgataactaaataaatgaatgtttatcaGTTGTTTTCTTATACAGAAGGGACATCAAgaagaaatatattaaattattaataaacatgcaaatacaCACGCACATGATTGTGTAATATTTAACACTATacgtttatttataatatattttatattaaatatttatcatattacaacacttaaattacttttaatatttacTGAATATGTCAAATTAAAACAGCAGTAAAcaagaataatgttttttttttttttttttttatagacatatatttatattctctAAGGTAGGCTATCAAATGTTCCCTTTTAGGgtctattaaattcggataatcATGGAAATTCCCGACTGCTACTGCTTTAACGATTCAATCACGTTAGAAATGCCATTATAGTATGCGATATTTATTAATATGCAATTTATATTGTATCATCATTGTCaatttttgtttataaaacaaGTTTTCCGAGAGAAACATTTGTTCGTCTGAGTTCACCAAGCTAAAGAGTGCGTGAGGAGGATCCAAAAACTCTTTCTTGTGACGTACCCAGTCATGTGACCTTGCCAAACTTTTTGTGCGTCTGCTTTCCACTCTCTTCCCTCTGAGTCTCTTATAAGCAGGGAAAGTTTGACAAGTGTTCCTCAGTTTCTCCATAGTCGCTTACTTGGATTTGGTGACTGATCTTCGGAGTGACGGAGTAAGTCCATAACAGGGCTCTCCTCTATTTACTGCTCTCCATGTAAGTTTTTACAGAAAGTCTTAAGACTTTtcagaactttttatttatttatttatttattcatagcgGCACTAATATGCAGAACTGAGCAACACAatggaaagttacttttaaagagTGTTTACGTTTTAAATGCCTCTTATCATATTACATTTGAACGTAACATTTGAGTTCAGAAGTTCATGTGATTATCGTAAAtcttatgaaaataaattatagtgaCATGGTTCAGTCTATCATATTTTCGAATTTTATTCACGCTCGGGGAAAAATAGCTCATTTAAAAGGcatttcagtaatttaaaaaaataaataaataacagacattaaaaaaaagaaaaactttgtgTGTGGCAAAACGTTTTGAAGAAAAACGTAAACAGGTATCAAAACCATTAATTTAATAGGAACTAATTATAACAACAGTTTTTTCTCATAAAATACGACGAAAAACAACTGTGggtcttttcttcttttgtttttagaACTGTAATAGGACtttctggtgaaaaaaaaaccGATCCGTTTCGCCTGAAATCTGCCAAGTAGGGGGCGCTGTTCAGTCCCTCAATACAATGTTAAGCGGCTTGATTGTGGCAGGACTTTAACCTATAAGTCCCAAACATTCCTACATTATTTTGTGCAGTGGATGTAATGACAACTTTgatttttatgtgtttaaataaatgcaacaaacaGTTATTATTCTATATACTTTACTATATAAAGATCAAAATTCAGTAGAATGTGACATTGAGCTATTGAAGACACAAATTAAAGTCTTTATGTACTTTTAACAGTGTTATAATATAGCCTACATTCCACATACtccatttaaactttttattagtGCCACGAGACCCACAAATTGTCCAGGATATTGAAGTGATGCTCTGCTTCATGCCTGCACCACATGAATCAGGCGGTTCTTTAGAACTTTTTAAACAGTTCCTTATGATATTTGATTTTCCATGCGGCGCAGAGGATTTAATCAAAGACTTGCAGCCCAATTCTATTCAGATTTCAAGTGAATGTTATTGTTCATTATTTAAACATCTCTGATGTGACTGGAGGGACCAACATCTTGCTAAATAAACAAGGATCTTTAAATTCTCAGTTTTCCTAGAAGCTTAGTCATGTTTTCTTCATGGCATTTAAAAGGTTTTGATCAGCAGTTAATGAGCCACTTTCTGTCATGGTAGCAATTGCTTGAGATACTGTATTTCACAAAGCAAAAGACGGCACATCCTCGCATTGCTGGCAGTTATCTTTACAACCTCAAACCGAACCCCTCCGTGTGTGAGCCACATGTTTGTTATCTGAGCTATCTGAGACCAGGTGTAGTTTATATTATGATAATCTTGAGGTCACTGTCatgattattttcataataacatCCTCAGCAGGTGCTGAAACTAACACTTTCATCATGTGCTTCATGTACAGGAAAATACACTACATGTGGCCACTTGCTTTGCATTACATa encodes the following:
- the LOC113120693 gene encoding gap junction Cx32.2 protein-like codes for the protein MGDWGFLSKLLDKVQSHSTNIGKVWLSVLLIFRIMVLGAGLDKVWGDEQSSMVCNIRTPGCLNACYDHIFPISHMRFWVLQIIFVATPNLVYLGYVLHVIHKENKLRQQLQNEAEKRGVKMPKYTDDNGKIYYKGSLLCGYMLSLIVTILFEAGFIVGQYYLIGLWMPTQLECKVDPCPKIGLHCYTSRPTEKTVFIIFMLIVACVSLVLNLGEMFYLMGRRGEHKRRTSARSEMQKLTPTETFC
- the LOC113120694 gene encoding gap junction Cx32.2 protein-like, which translates into the protein MGDWGFLSALLDKVQSHSTVIGKIWMSILFIFRILVLGAGAENVWGDERSNLVCNTNTPGCESLCYDWKFPISHIRFWVMQIIFVSTPTLVYLGHVVHVIHQEKKLREEQKRNPMSKSPKYTNEKGKVEIKGSMLGSYLTQLFIKIIIEVAFIVGQYYLFGFIMERKFHCKQSPCTVETECFISRPTEKTIFIIFMLVVACVSLALNVLEIFYLLCKRISGRNKKYRNVTYAGDSHYPSPFSAELDSAHSMRHNELNMAFQKRLAQSKGSHDEAESEP